In a single window of the Acyrthosiphon pisum isolate AL4f chromosome X, pea_aphid_22Mar2018_4r6ur, whole genome shotgun sequence genome:
- the LOC100574613 gene encoding uncharacterized protein LOC100574613: MDRVRKKRKTCDLIKLKHEYWANVFTGVVDILRHTEKLNNDIITIKYVADKHKSRLLIARYSKSLDTHGKFPTPILSSGLYERLISLIANNVITQTKKELESAIYFSMSIDPVPDTDESAIYIRYVDDKGIPKKRFLDIINKPGDDALQLMNILHVTLDKYNLSHSGFMGLSYNIDSNILKHRASLKSCLKKINKFAEIMPCSSDPLSLVVIKAASSCYEGGAFFTTIDELFKFFLFFQYQWDDVKFLLKDLSYNKFSSKNKACKCLNKNWSTIVYALFHISKNISFSHKIRANAYMLLQKVKRLETCFITMFWEDIIGKITELEENLLKYVSTDINFFKIFDIYESLINYLNGFRTNEKFMDYKTCAFKKSNILHFNNNFHTEKPQMRFPVDYADEADQFKIKTYFYMIDEIQAELQYRKDIYWDLTSKFDFLNNFSTITNADLYQGLENLLSIYLEYIDYHISTECDQLKNNTQNILSGTLSSIREISTFIPSNIIFFEQLAKVIKMALCLSAINCKVEHSTLSVLKNVITSLKPITSEDNYNSLLIINMNQKLLKSLDFKNVIKDFAVSQSTESL; this comes from the coding sequence ATGGATCGAGTACGAAAAAAAAGGAAAACCTGCGATTTAATTAAACTGAAACATGAATATTGGGCAAACGTTTTTACTGGAGTAGTTGATATTTTACGTCATACCGAAAAActcaataatgatattattacaattaagtaTGTTGCTGATAAACACAAATCACGTCTACTTATTGCTAGATATTCTAAATCTCTTGATACTCATGGTAAATTTCCTACACCTATTCTATCATCTGGACTTTATGAGagattaatttctttaattgcAAACAATGTTATAACTCAAACTAAAAAAGAACTAGAAAGTGccatatatttttcaatgtctATTGATCCAGTTCCAGACACTGATGAATCGGCGATTTACATTCGATATGTTGATGATAAAGGTATACCAAAGAAGCGTTTTctggatattataaataaaccagGAGACGATGCTTTACAGTTAATGAATATACTCCATGTGacattagataaatataatttaagccaCAGTGGTTTTATGggattatcatataatattgatagtaaCATACTTAAACACAGAGCTAGCTTAAAATCttgcctaaaaaaaataaacaaatttgctGAAATTATGCCATGTTCTTCAGATCCTCTAAGTTTAGTTGTGATTAAAGCAGCATCTTCTTGCTATGAAGGTGGTGCATTTTTTACAACAATTgatgaactatttaaattttttttgttttttcaatatCAGTGGGATGATGTCAAATTTTTGTTAAAAGATCtgtcttataataaattttcatcaaaaaataAAGCATGTAAATGTCTTAATAAAAATTGGTCAACAATAGTATATGCATTGTTTCATATATCTAAAAACATTAGTTTTTCACACAAAATTCGTGCAAACGCATACATGCTTTTGCAAAAAGTAAAACGGTTGGAAACATGTTTCATAACAATGTTTTGGGAAgatattattggaaaaattacAGAACTAGAAGAGAATTTACTCAAATATGTATCTACAGACATAAATTTCTTTAAGATTTTCGATATTTATGAatcattaataaactatttaaatggtTTTCGGACCAATGAAAAGTTTATGGATTATAAGACTTGtgcatttaaaaaatctaatattctacatttcaataataactTTCATACCGAGAAACCACAAATGAGATTTCCTGTTGATTATGCAGATGAAGCcgatcaatttaaaattaaaacttactttTACATGATAGACGAGATACAAGCTGAATTACAATACAGAAAAGATATTTATTGGGATTTAACATCaaaatttgactttttaaataatttttcaacaataacaAATGCTGATTTATACCAAGGACTGGAAAATCTTCTAAGTATATACTTAGAGTATATAGATTACCATATTTCTACCGAATGTgatcaattaaaaaacaatacgcAAAATATATTAAGTGGAACCCTATCTTCTATTAGAGAAATCAGTACTTTTATaccatcaaatataattttttttgaacagcttgcaaaagtaataaaaatggcATTGTGCCTTTCAGCTATCAATTGTAAGGTTGAACATTCCACATTGTcagtattgaaaaatgttataacttcTTTGAAACCAATAACAAGTGAAGACAACTATAACtcattattaatcataaatatgaATCAGAAACTTCTCAAAAGCTTagactttaaaaatgttattaaagacTTTGCTGTCAGCCAATCAactgaatcattataa
- the LOC100168775 gene encoding histone deacetylase 8 isoform X1, which translates to MDHNVCYIYDNQLIKECCKIPNIPKRAYLVDSLIKAYHLSDHMDVFKVNPSSYEDLIGFHSSAYVDFLKKLNDNNSSLSDIEDEYGIGYDCPVVKDIWQFITYISGASLTAAKALTTMQYRYSINWCGGWHHALRDSAQGFCYVNDIVLAIEMLRKTFGKVLYIDIDVHHGNGVEYAYMATDKVLTLSFHQYEPGFYPTSGSLDDIGIDKGKYYTVNVPLKEGINDDKYITMFQKISNMVNSSYNPKCIVVQCGADSLVGDPIGGFNLTPKALAECVKNVMKWEKPTLFLGGGGYNEANVARCWTCLTAIITGQDDLLSSDIPDNEYFSAYGPDFTFDINPGNRKDFNSFNNLNHIFSVIANNMKIVKELVRKQEK; encoded by the exons ATGGATCATAATGTGTGTTACATTTATGACAATCAGTTAATCAAAGAATGCTGCAAAATTCCAAATATTCCAAAAAGG gcTTATTTAGTTGATAGTCTCATTAAGGCATATCATCTATCTGATCACATGGATGTATTTAAAGTGAATCCTTCGTCATATGAAGATCTTATAGGATTCCATTCTAGTGCATATGTTgatttcctaaaaaaattaaatgacaaCAACAGTTCTCTCTCGGATATTGAAGATGAATATGGaatag gttatgATTGTCCAGTTGTAAAAGATATATGgcaatttattacatatatctcAGGTGCTTCGTTAACTGCTGCAAAAGCATTAACAACTATGCAATACAGATATTCCATCAACTGGTGTGGAGGTTGGCATCATGCACTAAg aGATTCTGCTCAAGGTTTTTGTTATGTAAATGATATAGTCCTTGCCAttgaaatgttaagaaaaacaTTTGGAAAGgtgttatatattgatattgatgTTCATCAtg GCAATGGTGTTGAGTATGCATATATGGCTACAGACAAAGTTCTTACACTTTCATTTCATCAATATGAACCAGGTTTTTATCCTACAAGTGGATCATTGGATGATATCGGAATAGATaaaggaaaatattatactgtaaatgTTCCACTTAAAGAAGGGATAAATGATGATAAATACATAACAATGTTTCAAAA aattaGTAATATGGTGAATAGTTCCTATAATCCAAAATGTATTGTTGTCCAATGTGGAGCGGATAGTTTAGTTGGAGACCCAATTGGTGGATTTAACTTGACACCAAAAGCATTAGCGGAATGTGTGAAAAACGTAATGAAATGGGAAAAACCTACATTATTTCTTGGCGGag GCGGATATAATGAAGCAAATGTTGCACGTTGTTGGACATGTTTAACTGCAATTATTACTGGACAAGATGATTTATTGTCGAGTGATATACCAGATAATgag TATTTTTCTGCTTATGGTCCAGACTTCACTTTTGATATCAATCCAGGAAATCGAAaagattttaattcatttaataatttgaatcacATTTTCAGTGTTATtgcaa ataacaTGAAAATAGTAAAAGAATTAGTACGCAAGcaggaaaaataa
- the LOC100168775 gene encoding histone deacetylase 8 isoform X2, whose protein sequence is MLQNSKYSKKGYDCPVVKDIWQFITYISGASLTAAKALTTMQYRYSINWCGGWHHALRDSAQGFCYVNDIVLAIEMLRKTFGKVLYIDIDVHHGNGVEYAYMATDKVLTLSFHQYEPGFYPTSGSLDDIGIDKGKYYTVNVPLKEGINDDKYITMFQKISNMVNSSYNPKCIVVQCGADSLVGDPIGGFNLTPKALAECVKNVMKWEKPTLFLGGGGYNEANVARCWTCLTAIITGQDDLLSSDIPDNEYFSAYGPDFTFDINPGNRKDFNSFNNLNHIFSVIANNMKIVKELVRKQEK, encoded by the exons ATGCTGCAAAATTCCAAATATTCCAAAAAGG gttatgATTGTCCAGTTGTAAAAGATATATGgcaatttattacatatatctcAGGTGCTTCGTTAACTGCTGCAAAAGCATTAACAACTATGCAATACAGATATTCCATCAACTGGTGTGGAGGTTGGCATCATGCACTAAg aGATTCTGCTCAAGGTTTTTGTTATGTAAATGATATAGTCCTTGCCAttgaaatgttaagaaaaacaTTTGGAAAGgtgttatatattgatattgatgTTCATCAtg GCAATGGTGTTGAGTATGCATATATGGCTACAGACAAAGTTCTTACACTTTCATTTCATCAATATGAACCAGGTTTTTATCCTACAAGTGGATCATTGGATGATATCGGAATAGATaaaggaaaatattatactgtaaatgTTCCACTTAAAGAAGGGATAAATGATGATAAATACATAACAATGTTTCAAAA aattaGTAATATGGTGAATAGTTCCTATAATCCAAAATGTATTGTTGTCCAATGTGGAGCGGATAGTTTAGTTGGAGACCCAATTGGTGGATTTAACTTGACACCAAAAGCATTAGCGGAATGTGTGAAAAACGTAATGAAATGGGAAAAACCTACATTATTTCTTGGCGGag GCGGATATAATGAAGCAAATGTTGCACGTTGTTGGACATGTTTAACTGCAATTATTACTGGACAAGATGATTTATTGTCGAGTGATATACCAGATAATgag TATTTTTCTGCTTATGGTCCAGACTTCACTTTTGATATCAATCCAGGAAATCGAAaagattttaattcatttaataatttgaatcacATTTTCAGTGTTATtgcaa ataacaTGAAAATAGTAAAAGAATTAGTACGCAAGcaggaaaaataa